ACACCAAGGAAAATCCGATGAGCACCATGCCTGCCAAAATTCTTCACTGCTCGATCAATCGGTACTGGAAGGAGGTCTACGACTTTGCCGGCAAGCCGGAAAACATGTCGCTGTGGGCCTCGGGGCTGGCTTCCGGCCTGGAACCGGAAGGAAGCGACTGGATCGCGCACGGTCCTCTCGGAACGGTGCGAGTGAGCTTCGTCCCCCACAACGAATTCGGCATCATCGACCATACGGTAACGATCGAAAGCGGACTACGGGTCTACAACGCGCTGCGAATCGTGCCGAACGGCGACGGCTGCGAGGTGATGTTCATGATGTTGAAACAGCCGGGCATGACGGACGACCAGTTCGCCGCTGATGCCGCCCATGTGCAGAAGGACCTCGGCGCCTTGAAATCACTGATGGAGATGTAAGCGATGGAAAAAGGAGACGACCTGAAGATCGACTACATTGAATTCAACGTCGCCGACATAGCCGCGGCGAAGGCCTTCTATGGTCGCGCATTCGGTTGGAGTTTCACCGACTACGGCCCCAGCTATTGCGAATTCAATGACGGCCGCCTGACGGGCGGCTTCACAAACAACCAACCGCCGCGCCCGGGTGGTGGCCCGCTTGTGATCCTCTACGCCGACAAACTTGAGGAAGCGCTGGAGAAGGTCGAACACGCCGGAG
Above is a window of Rhizobium etli 8C-3 DNA encoding:
- a CDS encoding polyketide cyclase encodes the protein MSTMPAKILHCSINRYWKEVYDFAGKPENMSLWASGLASGLEPEGSDWIAHGPLGTVRVSFVPHNEFGIIDHTVTIESGLRVYNALRIVPNGDGCEVMFMMLKQPGMTDDQFAADAAHVQKDLGALKSLMEM
- a CDS encoding VOC family protein, giving the protein MEKGDDLKIDYIEFNVADIAAAKAFYGRAFGWSFTDYGPSYCEFNDGRLTGGFTNNQPPRPGGGPLVILYADKLEEALEKVEHAGGKIVKPITAFPGGRRFHFLDKDAYELAVWSKT